The Megasphaera elsdenii DSM 20460 genome includes the window TACCGCCTTCATTGGCAGCGGCAGCGCGCATGGAATCGGCCGTCGCGTCGACCAGGGTCCCCAGGCCGATATCCGGTCGGGACATAGTCAAGCCCATCTGGACTTTCTGGATCTTTTCTTCGTCTTCTTCATTGGCCTTGACGCTGTTGATACCGATGGATACGATTTCGATTCCCCGCAGGTCGCGCCATTTCGGCGACAAGACGTCGTTCAGGGCCTGAGCCAGCTCCGGTGTATGACCGGGCAGCTGGGAATAGTCGATGCGCAGGGCCGAGACTCGGGCGAAAGCCGGCTGCAGAGCCGTCAGGAGTTCCGACTTGAGCTGGCTGTCGAGACGGCTCCGTTCGTAGACGTCGCCTTCATTACCGGCTACGTTCGTATAAAACAAGACAGGGTTGACGATGCGGTAACTGTATTCGCCGAAGCAGCGCAGGCGCATGAGTAATGCCAGGCCCGTCGTATCATCGTAGGATTTGAAAGGCACCTCGCTGGGCGTGCCGTACTTATTGCCGACGATTTCCTTGAGGTTGATGTAATAGACGCGCTGGTCCTTGCCCGTGTCGCCGCCGAAGGCAAAGCGTTCCTTCATCTGGCGGACGAGCAGGCGGAAGGACTCGCCCAGGTCGCCGGCATAGTCGCCATCGAAAATGGACGCTTCCGTCGACGCATCATACGTATATTCGCCCGGTTCGGCGCAGACTTCGACGACTTTCCCCGATTCGACGATGAGCATACACTGACCGTTGTTGACAGCAATCCGTGAACCATTGGAAATGATATTGTCTTCGCCATCCGTATTGCTGCTGCGGCCATGGCGGCTGGTCTGCTTCTGACCTTTGGCCATCAAGATATTTTCATTCAAGCTGTCACAGTAAAAAAACTCTTTCCACTGGTCGGCCAGGACGCCGCCGACAGCTCCGACAGCTGCTTTAATCAAACCCATGAAGAATCCCTCCTATAATGATATGATGTCTATTTTTCGCTTTTTCGCTGCCAGCGGCGGCTGCCAAAGAGGCCCGCTGCCAGCAGACAGACCATGATACCGGCCACGATGAGGCCGTGCGGATTGAAGTGGATAAGGTCGTAGCCCAGCCAGACTTCCATGCAGACGGCCAGGAACTTGCCGGTCATCGTCGCTGCCGCATGTTCACCGAAGCGGACACGACTCAAAGCGCAGAGGGCGGTGACAACGAAATTCGGCGAATATGGGATGGCCCGTAAGAAAAAGATGAGCCGGAAATCAATCTTGCGGTTCAGCTTCGACAGCCAGCGGCTCTTGTCGACCAGGGCCTGTGCCTTGTGGCGGAAGACATAGCGCATGATGACGAAGGCCAGGATATTGCCCAGGACCTGGCCGGCCCAGGAAATGACGATGCCCGGCAGCAAGCCGAACAAGATGCCATTGACCGTGACGAACTGGACCGACGGCAGGCCGGTCATATTGGTCAGGACGATGAGCAAGATCATGAGGACCACGGCGATACTGCCAAAAGAAGAAATATACGACGTCAGCCCCGGTATATCATGGCTCACCGTCAGCTGCCATAACGTACTGTAAAACGAGGGAATGGCCCAGTGAATCGCAAAAAACAAGGCCACAATCAGCCCCAGCGTCAAAGGCTTCATCAAATTCGCAATCATCGATCGATTCATATGATGATACCGTCCAAGTGGTCACATTCATGCTGGATAATCTGGGCTGTCCATCCTGTGAAGGTCTGACGGTGCTTGCGGAAACGGCGGTCCTGGTAGAAGACTTGTATCTTCCGATACCGCGTCGTCTTTCGCTTACCGACCAAGGACAGGCACCCTTCTTCTGCTGGGAAAGGATCTGCCTTCTTTTCGATGACCGGATTGATGAGGATTTCGTCGCCCCCTTCTGTATGGACGACGATGATGCGTTTTAACGAGCCTATCATGTTGGCGGCCATGCCAACACAAGTCATGCGATTGGCCTTCAGCGTATCGAGAAGATCCTGAACGACGGGCAAATCCGCTTTCGTCGCTATTTCAGATTGACGGCCCAAGAAAATGACGTCATGAACGATATTGCGAATCATAGTTTTTCCTTTCATAAAAAATAGACCATAGAAAATACCAATACTTACCTATACGTAAGGGCCTAACTTAAAAGTGCCCTCTTTTATAAATGAGAAATATTATTTATAATAAAGTCATCAACAAAGGAGGTTCTTTCACATGAACAAAAAAGCAATTTTTTTAGGCTTGGCCCTGGCCCTCGTCGGCTGCCTGCCCATGGGTGCGTCTTTCGCAGCCGGTACGCCTCATTTCAAGAACAATAAAGCCGTAGCTGAATATTTCTGGAACGAAGTATTCAACAAACACGACACCGCCGTCATCGACACCATGGTCGGTCCGAAATACAAACAGCACAGCCCGGAATTTGCCGATGGCAAACAGGCCTTTAAGGACGGCGTCAGCGGTTTCCTGAAAGCTTATCCGGACAGCACGGCCGTCATTAAGCACATCGGCGCCGATGGCGACCTGGTCTTCATCCACAACCACATCAAGCTCAACAAAGAAGACCGCGGTCAGGCAGCTGTCGACATCTTCCGCATCAAAGACGGGAAAATCGTCGAACACTGGGACGTCATCCAGGATATACCGGAAAAAGCGGCCAACGACAATACCATGTTCTAGATTTTTCAAAAGGGGCTATCGCATGAAGGTTCTATCATCATGCGAGGTCCCTTTCACTTTATAGTCTGTCGGAGTTTGTAGTTTTCAGAGAAAGCCTTTTAATTGAAAGCCATCCGCTAACAACTAACTGCTAGCCACTAACAACTTAAAAAGGCTTGCCAAAAAAGCCGTCGACCCAGCCGTTGATTCCCTGCATGACGCGGATTAGCTTTTCGCCTCTGTCGGTCAGGCTGTAGGCCACCGTCGGCGGTACCGTGGCATGGACAGTCCGCGTAATCAAGCCGTTGCGCTCGAAGACGTGGAGGTTTTCCGTCAGCACTTTGGCACTGATGCCCGGCAGGCACCGCTGCAGGCTGGCAAAGAACACCGGACCGTCTGCCAGGGCCAGCAAAATAGACGTCCGCCATTTCCCCTTGATGATGTCGATGAAGCAATCGAAGGGGCAATCATAGGCTTTGCCATCAAACGAATACATAGAGCTCCTTCCCTTCTAGTAATCTTCATCCCAGGCGTTGATGACGACCGGTTCTTTTTCCAGCAGCGCTAATTGTTCCGGGCTGAAATGACGGCGGTCGATGACAGCTTCATAGACAAATTCCTGGAAATAAGCTTCAGAGCAGACGAAATAGCCTTTGTCGCCGACATCCTTGCCCCAGGAATTTTCGATTTTCCAGCGGTCCGGCTGGCCGTCCTTGTCGAAATGGACACCTGTGAGAAGCATAGCGTGCGTCGCCGAACTGCCGTTATATTCCAGGCGCTTGCCTTTGGGCATATCCGTGGAAAAACCGCCCAGAAGGGCTTCGTACTGGACGCTATCTGGATCCCAGATACCTTCCTTACGGGCGCCGAAGGCCCCGGCATCGCAGGCGAACCAGATGGCCTGACCGTTTTTCAACTGTTTGACGCAGAGTTCTTCCAGGGCTTCCTGCGACAGGTTCAGGGCCTTCATGTCGCAGCCGGCCATATTTTCGACGGCATGGAACTGGATGGGCGTATCCAGCGGCTTATCTGCCGTCGGTTCATTGATGACGGCGACATAATCGCGCAGGGACAGGCCGACGTATTTCTGATAGAAAGCCTGCGGCGTCAGGTCCCGCTCTTCATGGTAGTTGCCGTCTTTATCGCGGTAGGCGAAGTCAAAGGTCTGGACAGGCTGGCCAAAGGCGATGCAGGCAGCCTTGTAGACTTCGGCCATCATGGCCGCCTTGCGCGGATACGGGTCCGCACCGGCCTGGACGAGTTCCCGCAACTCCATGGCATCTTTGCGCAGGAGGCGGTTCAATGTCGCTACAAAGCGGTCTGTGTGGTTGGACTGATACGTTTCCGGCTGGACCTGTTTGGGCACGACGCCGTATTTTTCGATGAGGTCCACGGCTTCGCTCCAATAGCCGCCGTCAGTCATGCCCCGCAGGACGTACTGCATGAGCTGGCCTTTTATGGGTTCCTGGGCGTTGTCGATAACCATTTCCAGGAAATTGTTGGCTTTTTCCAATTTATCGTAAAAAGACAAGTAATTCTGGGACAGCTCGAACTGGTCGAGGTGGCACGTTTCGGCCACCGTTTCCCGCAGGATATTCAAAGACGCAAAGAGCCAGCAACGGCCGGATTTCTGCTGGGCTGTAATCCCCCGGGTCTTCACTTCCACAGAAAAAGCGCCCTTGAGACGGGCACCGGCTCCGGGAACATAAGCTAGGTCGGCCATATCCGTCTTGGCCAGGGCCGAATGCAGGACCTGGGCCTGCCCGTCCGCGTCATAAGAGGCGCGGAGCTGGGCTAACATATCATTCGTAATCTCTTTCATAAATTTTCCCCCTTTTATCATTTCCCATCCCAATACGGACGGGAATCGTCACATCGCCTGAACCGCTCCGTAGGGGACGTCCTGCTAAGGCGTCCCGCTGTGAATCTTGGATATAACTATTCGGTATATGAGGAATGTTTTCACACATCACCCGTTATGCATTACGTATACACCATCATATCAGGCGGGCCGCCCTTTGGGACGGCCCCTACGAATGTTGGGCTGCCCGTTTGGCGATTTCGATGACCGTTTCGCAGGCCTTGACCAGGGACGGAATGGGCAGATATTCATAGCGCCCGTGGAAATTGGCTCCGCCTGTGAACAGGTTCGGGCACGGCAGGCCCCGGAACGAGAGCTGGGCTCCATCGGTGCCGCCGCGGATAGGTGCAACCTGCGGCGTGACGCCGGCCGCTTCCATGGCTTCTTTGGCCAGGTCGACGACATCCATGTGGCCGTCTTCGATTTTTTCCAGCATATTATAGTAGACATCGTGCGGCGTGACGACGACCGTCCCGTCGCCATATTTTTCATTGAAGAAATCTGCCATCTGCTGCAGCAAGGCCTTGCGCCGTTCAAAATGCTGGCGGTCGTGATCGCGGACGAGCATGTGCATGGTGCACGTTTCGACGTCGCCATGCAGCTTATAGACGTGGAAGAAGCCTTCATGGCCTTCGGTGTATTCCGGTTTTTCCCCGGCCGGCAGGAGCTGCTGCCATTCTGCGGCAATCGACAATGCGTTGACCATCTTTCCTTTGGCGTCGCCTGTATGGACGCTGCGGCCATGGAAGGTGATGACCGGGTTGGCAGCATTGAAGTTTTCATATTCCAGACCGCCCAGTTCGCCGCCGTCGACAGTATAGGCAAAGTCGGCAGCAAACTGCTTCACATCGAACAAAGCCGCACTGCGCCCCGTTTCTTCATCAGGCGTAAAGCCGATGCGGATCGTTCCGTGAGCGATATCCGGGTGCTGGATGAGGTATTCCATAGCGCTGACGATAGCCGTGATGCCCGCTTTATCGTCGGCCCCGAGGAGGGTCGTCCCATCCGTGAAGAGGATGTCCTGACCCTTGTATTTCAGGACTTCTGGAAAAGCCTTCGTCGAAAAGACGAGGCCCTGTGCTTCGTTGAGGACGACGTCCTTCCCGTCATAATCAGTGACCCGGACGGGCTTGATGTCCCTCCCCGATGCATCGGGACTGGTATCGACATGGGAAATGAAGCCGACGACCGGGCCTTCTGCCCCATTGGCCGGCAGCGTGGCCATGATATATCCGTGTTCATCCAAGGTGACATCGGACAAGCCGATGGCCTTCAGTTCCTCTGCCAAAGCCTTGGCAAAGACCAGCTGTCCCGGTGTACTCGGGCAGACGGCATCATTGTCTTCATCGGACTGGGTATCAAAAGAAACATACTTCAAAAAACGCTGTACAACGTGTTCCGTGTCTATCATAGTAATCATTCTCCTTCTTTAAGAATCGTTAATTCAATTTTATGCCGTTATCGGCAATTTATCAATCGTTTAACTTGAATATTTTCATAAGATAAATTGCCGATAATCAGTCACGCAGCCGCAGGACCAGGATTTTTTCCCGGTCGTCGTCGCCAGCGAACAGTGGCGGGATTTCATACTCCACGGCATCGGCCAGGACGAAAGTCACGCGCCGCCGCGACGCTGCCGTCTGCCCATTGGCCAGGGCTTTTTCCCACAGCCGCCGGTCGTATTCCACACCGATGGCCTGACAGCGCATCTGATAAGCCAGGAAGAAGCTGACCCGTCCTTTGCCGCTGCCGTAATCGATGAGCGTATCCTTCTTGCCGATATAGCCGCTGTTGGCCAATCGTTCGAGGACGCCGTAATCCGTCGGCTCATAAGGATGGTGCTCCCCATCGGAATGGCTGTCGTCGCGGCCGGCCGTCCTGATATTCAATATATGTTCCCATTCCTGTTCGTCCATCATAGGCCCTCCCTAACGTAATCTGATACCTATTATAACCCGATTCCAGGGAATAGCAAAAGGCGCTGTCCCATGAAGACAGCGCCTTTTTCTGTAGGGGCGCCACGTGGGGCGCCCGTTCACTCAAATCCGGTTCACAAGTATCGTACAATACCTGACGGGCTCGCCACGTGCGAGCCCCTACAAGCTGCCAGACCACTTCCCGCATAAAAAAGGCTGCCATACAACGACAAGCCCATTTAAGTGGTTAGTGGCTAGAGAAGACACAATTTTTACACAATTTCTTACGCAGTACCTACGCAAAATGAACCTACTATTTATATAGATGCGAAAACCACTTCCAACAAATCGACGAATGGACTCTTTACTGATGAGTCTCCAGGTCCCGGCGCAGTTTATCCAGGACTTGGGCCGTCAAATCGTGCCAGGCATCCTGGAGCCACTGGTCCCGCTGCGCTTCGTCGCCGATACATTCCAGGGCCTTGGGGATGGCCTCACCGAAGAGGATATCTTCCGTCTGACGGCTGCGGTAGACACCGAGCTTACAGGCATTGGCAAAGTGTTCACAGTTATGGAAGAGCAGGTCGTATTTCTTATTGCCCAGGCAGGCCCGGGCAAAGGCGATCGTCTCGGGTACAGAACAGAGCTGCGCCTGTTCTTCCGGCGTATACTGACTCACTTCCACGTCACCGCCCTGGCGGAATTCCTCGAATGACGTTGCCCGGATTTCTGTATCCCACCAATCGATGGGATTGTAGTCATCATCACCGGCAAAGGCAATGACCTCGTCGTCACTGACATAGATGCCGTGATGATAATACAAGCCACCCAGCCGACGCACGCGGATATGGTCGCCCATGACCGGCAACTGCCGAGCCCAATGTTCTGGCGTCCCGTCATCTTGCAATAAAGATAAAATCGAATTCAAATCAATGGCCATCTTCGTCACCTCTCAGCACATCCAGCAGTCCCCGGCAGCCTTCCTGGACATCGTCCCAGGTCCGCTGGAAATCCCGCGTATACCACGGGTCGGCTACG containing:
- a CDS encoding nuclear transport factor 2 family protein; this encodes MNKKAIFLGLALALVGCLPMGASFAAGTPHFKNNKAVAEYFWNEVFNKHDTAVIDTMVGPKYKQHSPEFADGKQAFKDGVSGFLKAYPDSTAVIKHIGADGDLVFIHNHIKLNKEDRGQAAVDIFRIKDGKIVEHWDVIQDIPEKAANDNTMF
- a CDS encoding lecithin retinol acyltransferase family protein, whose translation is MAIDLNSILSLLQDDGTPEHWARQLPVMGDHIRVRRLGGLYYHHGIYVSDDEVIAFAGDDDYNPIDWWDTEIRATSFEEFRQGGDVEVSQYTPEEQAQLCSVPETIAFARACLGNKKYDLLFHNCEHFANACKLGVYRSRQTEDILFGEAIPKALECIGDEAQRDQWLQDAWHDLTAQVLDKLRRDLETHQ
- the pepT gene encoding peptidase T, with the protein product MIDTEHVVQRFLKYVSFDTQSDEDNDAVCPSTPGQLVFAKALAEELKAIGLSDVTLDEHGYIMATLPANGAEGPVVGFISHVDTSPDASGRDIKPVRVTDYDGKDVVLNEAQGLVFSTKAFPEVLKYKGQDILFTDGTTLLGADDKAGITAIVSAMEYLIQHPDIAHGTIRIGFTPDEETGRSAALFDVKQFAADFAYTVDGGELGGLEYENFNAANPVITFHGRSVHTGDAKGKMVNALSIAAEWQQLLPAGEKPEYTEGHEGFFHVYKLHGDVETCTMHMLVRDHDRQHFERRKALLQQMADFFNEKYGDGTVVVTPHDVYYNMLEKIEDGHMDVVDLAKEAMEAAGVTPQVAPIRGGTDGAQLSFRGLPCPNLFTGGANFHGRYEYLPIPSLVKACETVIEIAKRAAQHS
- a CDS encoding C1 family peptidase — encoded protein: MKEITNDMLAQLRASYDADGQAQVLHSALAKTDMADLAYVPGAGARLKGAFSVEVKTRGITAQQKSGRCWLFASLNILRETVAETCHLDQFELSQNYLSFYDKLEKANNFLEMVIDNAQEPIKGQLMQYVLRGMTDGGYWSEAVDLIEKYGVVPKQVQPETYQSNHTDRFVATLNRLLRKDAMELRELVQAGADPYPRKAAMMAEVYKAACIAFGQPVQTFDFAYRDKDGNYHEERDLTPQAFYQKYVGLSLRDYVAVINEPTADKPLDTPIQFHAVENMAGCDMKALNLSQEALEELCVKQLKNGQAIWFACDAGAFGARKEGIWDPDSVQYEALLGGFSTDMPKGKRLEYNGSSATHAMLLTGVHFDKDGQPDRWKIENSWGKDVGDKGYFVCSEAYFQEFVYEAVIDRRHFSPEQLALLEKEPVVINAWDEDY
- a CDS encoding peptide deformylase, which produces MIRNIVHDVIFLGRQSEIATKADLPVVQDLLDTLKANRMTCVGMAANMIGSLKRIIVVHTEGGDEILINPVIEKKADPFPAEEGCLSLVGKRKTTRYRKIQVFYQDRRFRKHRQTFTGWTAQIIQHECDHLDGIII
- a CDS encoding SPFH domain-containing protein, whose product is MGLIKAAVGAVGGVLADQWKEFFYCDSLNENILMAKGQKQTSRHGRSSNTDGEDNIISNGSRIAVNNGQCMLIVESGKVVEVCAEPGEYTYDASTEASIFDGDYAGDLGESFRLLVRQMKERFAFGGDTGKDQRVYYINLKEIVGNKYGTPSEVPFKSYDDTTGLALLMRLRCFGEYSYRIVNPVLFYTNVAGNEGDVYERSRLDSQLKSELLTALQPAFARVSALRIDYSQLPGHTPELAQALNDVLSPKWRDLRGIEIVSIGINSVKANEEDEEKIQKVQMGLTMSRPDIGLGTLVDATADSMRAAAANEGGMGAAMGYMGMNMANQAGAGLAQELASRQAAQTPSPRPAQSAQAPGSWTCSCGQAGNTGNFCMACGQPKPQAAAAWTCPKCGQAGNTGNFCSNCGAPRPQVPASWTCPSCGTVNTGNFCMNCGTKKPER
- a CDS encoding TVP38/TMEM64 family protein; the protein is MIANLMKPLTLGLIVALFFAIHWAIPSFYSTLWQLTVSHDIPGLTSYISSFGSIAVVLMILLIVLTNMTGLPSVQFVTVNGILFGLLPGIVISWAGQVLGNILAFVIMRYVFRHKAQALVDKSRWLSKLNRKIDFRLIFFLRAIPYSPNFVVTALCALSRVRFGEHAAATMTGKFLAVCMEVWLGYDLIHFNPHGLIVAGIMVCLLAAGLFGSRRWQRKSEK
- a CDS encoding winged helix-turn-helix transcriptional regulator, with protein sequence MYSFDGKAYDCPFDCFIDIIKGKWRTSILLALADGPVFFASLQRCLPGISAKVLTENLHVFERNGLITRTVHATVPPTVAYSLTDRGEKLIRVMQGINGWVDGFFGKPF